A part of Aegilops tauschii subsp. strangulata cultivar AL8/78 chromosome 2, Aet v6.0, whole genome shotgun sequence genomic DNA contains:
- the LOC109761074 gene encoding B3 domain-containing protein Os06g0194400: MDEPNSYEEQRRRQVEENERKLEELRLHRLSAAVREAAVKPMPTKELKLRYLRAPPPPTRRSGRVASLPKQPDYRDKKAPRRGLPPDRVYATDEARDYAFTKAKELNNQLSSAHPSFIKPMTRSYATGHLLTIPQQFKKSYLPWFDEMIFLVDEEDGEFPMPYMAQHGAIGSGWNLFAIGHKLADGDCLVFQQVQRTKFKVYIIRASSYYKKDHC, from the exons ATGGATGAACCCAACTCGTACGAGGAGCAGCGCAGGAGGCAGGTGGAGGAGAATGAGCGGAAGCTGGAGGAGCTGCGCCTGCACCGCCTCTCCGCCGCCGTGCGCGAGGCCGCCGTCAAGCCCATGCCG ACCAAGGAGCTGAAGCTGCGGTATCttcgcgcgccgccgcccccgacccGGCGGTCCGGCCGCGTCGCCAGTCTCCCCAAGCAACCCGATTACCGCGACAAGAAAGCCCCGAG AAGGGGATTACCACCTGATCGTGTGTACGCGACCGACGAAGCTAGAGACTACGCCTTCACCAAGGCCAAAGAGCTCAATAACCAGCTGTCCTCCGCTCACCCCTCCTTCATCAAGCCCATGACCCGTAGTTATGCCACGGGTCACCTGCTG ACCATCCCGCAGCAATTCAAGAAGAGCTATCTCCCATGGTTTGATGAGATGATCTTTCTGGTGGATGAAGAGGATGGGGAGTTTCCCATGCCTTACATGGCGCAACATGGTGCCATCGGCTCTGGGTGGAACTTGTTCGCCATCGGTCACAAGCTGGCTGATGGTGATTGCTTGGTGTTCCAGCAAGTCCAGAGGACAAAGTTTAAG GTCTACATAATTAGAGCAAGTTCCTACTACAAAAAGGACCACTGTTGA
- the LOC109761068 gene encoding B3 domain-containing protein Os06g0194400-like: MAEPNSYEEQRRRQVEENKRKLEELCLHRLSAAVKPMPTKQLKLRKAAAPPALTQRSGRVASLLRQPDYRNIPHTHTNPKNVYLFVFDKSILSGTYVSKTLPPDLVYVAEEARAYAFSKAKELKNQLCSDHPSFIKPISNYAATSSWLNIRSQVNKRYLTWSDEMVFLVDEEDGEFHMPYHALSGSFGNGWKWFAIGHKLADGDCLVFHLVEKTKFKVYIIRASSYYEKDLLTPLAQPL; this comes from the exons ATGGCTGAACCCAACTCGTACGAGGAGCAGCGCAGGAGGCAGGTGGAGGAGAACAAGCGGAAGCTGGAGGAGCTGTGCCTGCACCgcctctccgccgccgtcaaGCCCATGCCG ACCAAGCAGCTGAAGTTGCGGAAGGCTGCCGCGCCACCAGCACTGACCCAGCGGTCCGGCCGCGTCGCCAGTCTTCTCAGGCAACCTGATTACCGCAACATC CCACATACCCATACTAACCCTAAGAATGTGTATCTGTTTGTGTTCGACAAGAGTATCCTGAG CGGAACATATGTCAGTAAGACATTACCACCTGATCTAGTGTACGTGGCTGAGGAAGCGAGGGCCTACGCCTTCAGCAAGGCCAAAGAGCTCAAGAACCAGCTGTGCTCTGACCACCCCTCTTTCATCAAGCCCATCTCCAATTATGCTGCCACAAGTTCCTGGCTG AACATCCGGTCACAGGTCAATAAGAGGTATCTCACGTGGAGTGATGAGATGGTCTTTCTGGTGGATGAAGAGGATGGCGAGTTTCACATGCCTTACCATGCGCTAAGTGGTTCCTTCGGCAATGGATGGAAATGGTTCGCCATTGGTCACAAGCTGGCTGATGGTGATTGCTTGGTGTTCCATCTAGTTGAGAAGACAAAGTTCAAG GTTTACATAATTAGAGCAAGTTCCTATTACGAAAAGGACCTGTTGACGCCTTTAGCTCAACCATTGTGA